One window from the genome of Catenulispora sp. EB89 encodes:
- a CDS encoding polysaccharide deacetylase family protein produces the protein MPSAVPGAMPGAASGNGSRRRFLRTAAGLAIAAPTLLAAACSSSSSSPKQNTAAGTTPTTGAPSTGGTPSQPPTSPSSATTGTGALPGPETADAALLASRYDGLKPFAPAPPPPATKPVNTNVDLPPVISHVPTDQKICFLTIDDGAEKDPAFLQMVKDFRIPITMFLADCFIQDDYAYFTQLRDTGYCTIQNHTLHHPDMVTLNAQRQLAEVTGQQQKLVKNYNTHPYLFRAPFGNSNKATQEACKQNGLKAICYWRASFQKQGFQWQAADKKLRPGDILLAHFRGPKANGKGWPEMHELMTNLFRIVQDQGYTFARLEDYV, from the coding sequence GTGCCCAGCGCAGTGCCCGGCGCGATGCCCGGTGCAGCCTCCGGGAACGGCTCCCGCCGCCGCTTCCTACGCACCGCCGCCGGCCTCGCCATAGCAGCGCCCACCCTCCTGGCCGCAGCCTGCAGCTCCTCATCCTCATCCCCGAAGCAGAACACCGCCGCCGGCACCACCCCCACCACAGGCGCCCCGTCCACAGGCGGCACCCCCTCCCAGCCCCCCACCTCGCCCTCCAGCGCCACCACCGGCACCGGCGCCCTCCCCGGCCCCGAGACCGCCGACGCGGCCCTCCTGGCGTCCCGCTACGACGGCCTGAAGCCCTTCGCCCCCGCCCCGCCGCCCCCCGCGACCAAGCCGGTGAACACGAACGTCGACCTCCCCCCAGTCATAAGCCACGTCCCCACCGACCAGAAGATCTGCTTCCTGACCATCGACGACGGAGCCGAGAAGGACCCCGCCTTCCTCCAGATGGTGAAGGACTTCCGCATACCCATAACGATGTTCCTGGCCGACTGCTTCATCCAGGACGACTACGCATACTTCACGCAGCTCCGCGACACCGGCTACTGCACCATCCAGAACCACACCCTCCACCACCCCGACATGGTGACCCTCAACGCCCAACGCCAACTAGCGGAGGTCACAGGCCAACAGCAGAAGCTGGTGAAGAACTACAACACCCACCCATACCTGTTCCGAGCACCCTTCGGAAACTCCAACAAAGCAACCCAAGAAGCCTGCAAGCAAAACGGCCTAAAAGCCATCTGCTACTGGCGAGCCTCGTTCCAAAAGCAAGGCTTCCAATGGCAAGCCGCCGACAAAAAGCTCCGCCCCGGCGACATCCTCCTAGCCCACTTCCGAGGCCCCAAAGCCAACGGCAAGGGCTGGCCCGAGATGCACGAACTGATGACCAACCTCTTCCGCATCGTCCAAGACCAGGGCTACACCTTCGCCCGCCTGGAGGACTACGTCTAG
- the groES gene encoding co-chaperone GroES gives MVATVAIKPLEDRVVVKPLDAEQTTASGLVIPDTAKEKPQEGVVLAVGPGRWEDGKRVELDVKEGDIVLYSKYGGTEVKYNNEEYLVLSARDLLAIVNK, from the coding sequence ATCGTGGCTACCGTTGCCATCAAGCCGCTCGAGGACCGCGTCGTCGTCAAGCCGCTCGACGCCGAGCAGACCACCGCCTCCGGCCTCGTCATCCCGGACACCGCCAAGGAGAAGCCGCAGGAGGGCGTCGTCCTGGCCGTGGGCCCGGGCCGCTGGGAGGACGGCAAGCGCGTCGAGCTCGACGTCAAGGAGGGCGACATCGTCCTCTACAGCAAGTACGGCGGCACCGAGGTCAAGTACAACAACGAGGAGTACCTCGTTCTGTCGGCGCGCGACCTGCTCGCGATCGTCAACAAGTAG
- the groL gene encoding chaperonin GroEL (60 kDa chaperone family; promotes refolding of misfolded polypeptides especially under stressful conditions; forms two stacked rings of heptamers to form a barrel-shaped 14mer; ends can be capped by GroES; misfolded proteins enter the barrel where they are refolded when GroES binds): protein MAKMLEFDEDARRKLERGVNALADAVKVTIGPKGRNVVIDKKFGAPTITNDGVTIAREVELEDPYENLGAQLAKEVATKTNDIAGDGTTTATVLAQAMVREGLRNVAAGAQPIALKRGIDAAVKAVAEQLLSTAKQVETKESIAQVGAISAQDKAIGDLIAEAMDKVGKDGVITVEESNTMGLELEFTEGMQFDKGYLSPYMVTDQERMEAILEDPYILINQGKISSLNELLPLLEKVAQSRKPLLIIAEDVDGEALSTLVVNKIRGTFTSVAVKAPAFGDRRKAILEDLAILTGAQVVAPEVGLKLDQVGVEVLGTARRVTVTKDDTTVVDGAGDTSAVADRVKQIKAAIETTDSDWDREKLQERLAKLAGGVCVIRVGAATEVELKEKKHRLEDAISATRAAVEEGIVSGGGSALVHAVSVLDGDLGLTGDEATGVRVVRRAAVEPLRWIAENAGLEGYVVTDKVANLPVGSGLNAATGEYVDLVAAGVIDPVKVTRSALANAASIASMLLTTETLVVEKPAPKEDEGHSHGGHGHSH, encoded by the coding sequence ATGGCGAAGATGCTCGAATTCGACGAGGACGCCCGCCGCAAGCTCGAGCGCGGCGTCAACGCGCTCGCCGACGCGGTCAAGGTGACCATCGGCCCCAAGGGCCGCAATGTCGTCATCGACAAGAAGTTCGGCGCCCCGACCATCACCAACGACGGCGTGACCATCGCCCGTGAGGTCGAGCTCGAGGACCCGTACGAGAACCTCGGCGCGCAGCTGGCGAAGGAAGTCGCCACCAAGACCAACGACATCGCCGGTGACGGCACCACCACCGCGACGGTGCTGGCCCAGGCGATGGTGCGCGAGGGTCTGCGCAACGTCGCGGCCGGCGCTCAGCCGATCGCGCTCAAGCGCGGCATCGACGCGGCCGTCAAGGCCGTCGCCGAGCAGCTGCTGTCCACCGCCAAGCAGGTGGAGACCAAGGAGTCCATCGCCCAGGTCGGCGCGATCTCCGCGCAGGACAAGGCGATCGGCGACCTGATCGCCGAGGCCATGGACAAGGTCGGCAAGGACGGTGTGATCACCGTCGAAGAGTCGAACACCATGGGCCTGGAGCTCGAGTTCACCGAGGGCATGCAGTTCGACAAGGGCTACCTGTCGCCCTACATGGTGACCGACCAGGAGCGCATGGAAGCGATCCTGGAGGACCCCTACATCCTGATCAACCAGGGCAAGATCAGCTCCCTGAACGAGCTGCTGCCGCTGCTGGAGAAGGTCGCGCAGTCCCGCAAGCCGCTGCTGATCATCGCCGAGGACGTCGACGGCGAGGCGCTGTCCACGCTGGTCGTGAACAAGATCCGCGGCACCTTCACCTCGGTCGCGGTCAAGGCCCCGGCGTTCGGCGACCGTCGCAAGGCGATCCTGGAGGACCTGGCGATCCTGACCGGCGCGCAGGTCGTGGCGCCCGAGGTCGGTCTGAAGCTGGACCAGGTCGGCGTAGAGGTGCTGGGCACCGCCCGCCGCGTGACCGTCACCAAGGACGACACCACCGTCGTCGACGGTGCCGGCGATACCTCGGCCGTGGCCGACCGCGTGAAGCAGATCAAGGCCGCGATCGAGACCACCGACTCCGACTGGGACCGCGAGAAGCTGCAGGAGCGCCTGGCCAAGCTGGCCGGCGGCGTCTGCGTCATCCGCGTCGGCGCGGCCACCGAGGTCGAGCTGAAGGAGAAGAAGCACCGTCTGGAGGACGCCATCTCCGCGACCCGTGCCGCGGTCGAGGAGGGCATCGTCTCCGGCGGTGGCTCCGCGCTGGTGCACGCCGTCTCGGTGCTGGACGGCGACCTGGGCCTGACCGGCGACGAGGCGACCGGCGTGCGCGTCGTGCGTCGGGCCGCGGTCGAGCCGCTGCGCTGGATTGCCGAGAACGCGGGCCTCGAGGGCTACGTCGTGACCGACAAGGTCGCGAACCTGCCCGTCGGCTCCGGCCTGAACGCGGCCACCGGCGAGTACGTGGACCTGGTCGCGGCCGGCGTCATCGACCCGGTCAAGGTCACCCGCTCCGCGCTGGCCAACGCTGCGTCCATCGCGTCGATGCTGCTCACGACAGAGACCCTGGTCGTCGAGAAGCCGGCGCCCAAGGAGGACGAGGGCCACTCGCACGGCGGCCACGGCCACAGCCACTAA